From a single Nicotiana tomentosiformis chromosome 2, ASM39032v3, whole genome shotgun sequence genomic region:
- the LOC138905767 gene encoding uncharacterized protein produces MIKHKAACTLELDEMVAMRAEISKLANQVAKMAMSYGHKMQQVQRMAICCEICGEGHTSDQYPVNPESIYYVGQQSRDNEQLRTDFRNLERQFEQVASNQNVRPTGSLPSDTEKNPIEHVQVINLRSGRELEESLSQRPVPERELVLKLVKEVENKDDEHMQEIEVRPPPPFPQRLQKLKDDSKYKNILDILSQVRMNLPLVEVLQEVPKYVKYLRDIVTNKRRLTECEIVALTEECSARVQMPGGIIEDVPIRVGKFIFSAAFIILYYLENKEVLIILGQPFLATGGAIIDVREEKLKMRVHNEEVTFNVYKALKLPKHFEDLCMISMVESKLIEQDLYVEPTGMETKIKLEKVVLRAECVKIREV; encoded by the exons ATGATCAAACATAAAGCAGCATGTACACTTGAGCTAGATGAGATGGTAGCCATGCGGGCAGAAATTTCTAAACTTGCCAACCAAGTAGCTAAGATGGCAATGAGTTATGGGCATAAGATGCAGCAGGTTCAAAGGATGGCCATATGTTGTGAAATTTGCGGAGAAGGTCACACGAGTGATCAATATCCGGTAAATCCAGAATCTATTTATTATGTGGGCCAGCAGAGTAGAG ACAATGAACAACTCAGGACTGATTTCAGAAATTTGGAGAGGCAATTCGAGCAAGTAGCCTCCAATCAGAATGTTAGGCCTACTGGATCACTCCCAAGTGACACTGAGAAGAATCCAATAGAACATGTACAAGTAATTAATCTAAGAAGTGGGAGAGAATTGGAGGAGTCTCTTTCTCAACGACCTGTACCTGAAAGAGAGTTGGTGCTTAAGCTAGTAAAAGAAGTCGAAAATAAGGATGATGAACACATGCAAGAGATAGAGGTAAGGCCACCACCGCCTTTTCCTCAAAGGTTGCAAAAATTGAAAGATGATTCCAAGTACAAAAACATCTTAGATATCTTGAGCCAGGTGCGTATGAATCTACCTCTGGTAGAAGTGTTGCAAGAAGTTCCTAAATATGTCAAGTACCTGAGAGACATTGTGACCAACAAAAGAAGGTTGACAGAGTGTGAAATAGTTGCACTAACTGAGGAGTGTAGTGCTAGAGTACAGA TGCCTGGAGGAATTATTGAAGATGTGCCGATACGAGTGGGGAAGTTCATCTTCTCCGCTGCCTTTATTATTCTTTACTACCTAGAAAATAAAGAAGTGCTTATTATTTTGGGACAACCATTCCTGGCTACTGGTGGAGCAATTATAGATGTAAGGGAAGAAAAGTTGAAGATGAGAGTACATAACGAGGAAGTCACTTTTAATGTGTACAAGGCACTTAAACTTCCCAAGCATTTTGAGGATTTGTGCATGATCTCGATGGTAGAATCAAAGTTGATAGAGCAAGATCTTTATGTGGAGCCTACTGGCATGGAAAcgaaaattaagttagaaaaagtGGTGTTGCGAGCTGAATGTGTAAAG ATtagggaagtctga